From a single Oncorhynchus tshawytscha isolate Ot180627B linkage group LG33, Otsh_v2.0, whole genome shotgun sequence genomic region:
- the LOC112230562 gene encoding nodal homolog 2-A-like has translation MEGLTLAFFLALLVDSICVVGAENFPGNREAFFHGIRRFPPPSGGHRHPVRHSNRFPLYMMQLYRTLLEGDTARTPTVSAARTNNDDNPRLHDSDYVLSLVAKSCHQIGGRWSVTFDMSSISASDKVQRSELRIRLPAFSASKRVTVDMYHSQRCSYSSPPCPKESLFLGHLKAEPSSLTSTSNWRVFNITALLHYYWLHQRGSALGQEVRRPVEREEEEGQERVLHPTADRVMVVVFSKHQAEKRAPTLIHTAEHSKYVTLDWERARAGADPAASVEVEGGKGTSRRKRHGYHQRAGVAGVAPGVAPMEERKDPLCRKVDMWVDFDQIGWNEWIVYPKRYNAYRCEGSCPTPVDETFTPTNHAYMQSLLKLHHPDRVPCPFCVPTRLAPLSMLYYENSEVETRHFEGMVVEECGCH, from the exons ATGGAAGGACTCACTCTGGCTTTCTTCTTGGCGCTTCTGGTGGACTCGATCTGTGTGGTTGGAGCAGAGAATTTCCCAGGGAACCGTGAGGCTTTCTTCCACGGGATTCGTAGGTTTCCCCCGCCAAGCGGAGGTCACAGGCACCCTGTTCGTCACTCGAACAGGTTCCCACTCTACATGATGCAGCTCTACCGGACTCTACTCGAGGGAGACACCGCCAGGACGCCAACTGTTAGCGCCGCCCGGACCAACAACGATGACAACCCCCGCCTTCACGACTCTGACTACGTACTCAGTCTGGTTGCCAAAA GTTGTCACCAGATCGGTGGGAGGTGGTCTGTCACCTTTGACATGTCCTCCATCTCTGCAAGTGACAAGGTCCAGCGCTCCGAGCTGCGGATCCGCCTGCCTGCATTCTCTGCCTCTAAGCGTGTCACTGTGGACATGTACCACTCCCAGAGATGCTCCTACTCCAGCCCGCCATGCCCAAAGGAGAGCCTCTTCCTGGGCCACCTGAAGGCAGAGCCAAGCTCTCTGACCTCCACATCCAACTGGAGGGTGTTCAACATCACCGCCCTGCTCCACTACTACTGGCTGCACCAGAGAGGCTCCGCACTTGGCCAGGAAGTGCGCaggccagtggagagagaggaggaggagggacaagagAGGGTCCTGCACCCCACAGCCGACCGGGTCATGGTGGTGGTCTTCTCCAAGCACCAGGCAGAGAAGCGGGCTCCCACCCTCATCCACACCGCTGAGCACTCCAAGTACGTCACTCTGGACTGGGAGCGAGCTAGAGCTGGGGCCGACCCTGCTGCCAGCGTAGAGGTAGAGGGCGGAAAAGGAACCAGTCGCAGGAAAAGGCATGGGTACCACCAGAGAGCAGGAGTGGCTGGGGTGGCCCCTGGTGTGGCCcccatggaggagaggaaggacccATTGTGCAGGAAGGTGGACATGTGGGTGGACTTTGACCAGATTGGCTGGAACGAGTGGATTGTTTACCCCAAACGCTACAATGCCTACCGCTGTGAGGGCAGCTGCCCTACCCCAGTGGACGAGACCTTCACCCCCACCAACCATGCTTACATGCAG agTCTGCTGAAACTTCACCACCCAGACAGGGTCCCATGCCCGTTCTGTGTGCCCACCCGCCTGGCCCCTCTCTCCATGCTGTACTACGAGAACAGTGAGGTGGAGACGCGGCACTTTGAGGGTATGGTGGTGGAGGAGTGTGGTTGCCACTGA